A window of the Cellvibrio sp. pealriver genome harbors these coding sequences:
- a CDS encoding HDOD domain-containing protein: MESVQSDYSVYRSVISDLLNGKEQLPSLPSITFEIRKAMGQQDLSMVELSKLLAKDPALSAVLLKYASSPLVGSQTPPQNLLDVIRLLGMNQVERITMVHSIKSLFSVHSVKHKRLFMEAWRRLALKASLSTYIAKHMHFKNVLPDNVLMAALLSEVGTLAVLSAFKNSEQTPDLPAYVSLCREYAKSLGVITLKQWQVDEQYLKVVQEIGNWTGENPGAPNLTDLINLGLYHSLKLTHTKTDLPPIQELTAYKKLEAPENSVVAGGLTFVMTNVQEIKMVAKSLF; the protein is encoded by the coding sequence GTGGAATCAGTGCAATCAGATTATTCAGTGTATCGCAGTGTGATTAGCGATCTATTAAACGGCAAAGAACAATTGCCCAGTCTGCCGTCTATTACCTTTGAAATCCGCAAGGCGATGGGGCAGCAAGACCTGTCTATGGTCGAACTCAGTAAGTTACTTGCGAAAGATCCCGCGTTGTCGGCTGTGTTGTTGAAATACGCTTCAAGCCCCTTGGTTGGCAGCCAAACCCCACCGCAAAATCTTCTCGATGTGATTCGCCTGTTGGGGATGAACCAAGTGGAGCGCATCACCATGGTGCATTCCATCAAGAGTTTATTTTCTGTTCACTCGGTGAAACATAAACGTTTGTTTATGGAGGCATGGCGTCGCCTGGCATTAAAGGCGAGTTTGAGTACCTATATTGCCAAGCACATGCATTTTAAAAATGTATTACCCGATAACGTACTCATGGCGGCGCTGCTGAGTGAAGTAGGAACGCTGGCGGTATTGTCAGCCTTTAAAAATTCCGAGCAGACTCCGGATCTTCCTGCGTACGTGTCGCTCTGTCGCGAGTATGCAAAATCACTGGGTGTGATCACGCTTAAACAGTGGCAAGTGGATGAGCAGTATTTAAAAGTCGTGCAAGAAATCGGTAACTGGACCGGCGAAAACCCGGGTGCGCCGAATCTTACCGATTTGATCAATTTGGGGTTGTATCACTCACTCAAACTCACCCACACCAAAACCGATTTGCCGCCCATTCAAGAATTGACGGCCTATAAAAAATTGGAAGCGCCAGAAAATTCTGTGGTTGCCGGTGGCCTCACCTTTGTGATGACCAACGTGCAGGAAATCAAAATGGTAGCGAAAAGTTTGTTTTGA
- a CDS encoding type II toxin-antitoxin system RelE/ParE family toxin: MDYQLLVRKEAEADIIEAFEYYEFCQKNLGQSFLQSIEESLEKIQNNPLLYKEIHRHVRRVFINRFPYGIYFVILENTLLVIGVIHARKNPLHWKKRT, translated from the coding sequence ATGGACTATCAATTGTTGGTAAGGAAAGAAGCCGAAGCAGACATTATCGAAGCTTTTGAATATTATGAATTTTGCCAAAAAAATCTGGGGCAAAGCTTTCTTCAAAGCATTGAAGAATCGTTAGAAAAAATTCAGAACAATCCGCTCTTATACAAAGAAATTCACCGTCACGTTAGACGAGTTTTTATTAATCGTTTTCCTTATGGCATCTATTTTGTGATTCTTGAAAACACTCTATTGGTTATTGGTGTTATTCACGCTCGCAAAAATCCACTTCACTGGAAAAAGCGCACGTAA
- a CDS encoding DUF72 domain-containing protein has translation MQDSLFGEPQDPPAKPAKKSGKQVEPVVPDAEWIALADSLPSHLRLGTSSWNYPGWNGLVWDGEYAETNLSRYGLAAYSKHPLLRTVSIDRSFYRPLNVAQFAQYASQVGDDFRFVVKAPSLITDALVRDESGRGMRTNAHFLYAEEAVQMFVEPALEGLQHKLGALVFQISPLPAAWLGQMPKLIDRLHQLLASIPNLKNTAPDGVVAVEVRDPQWLTPQFVNALRDTGATYCMGLHAKMPRISEQLPILRALWPGPLVCRWNLNPVHGAFGYEDAKDAYEPYDKIIDPDTETRMALTNVIRGTASGGQNVFVTLSNKAEGSAPLSVIELARALQNHQ, from the coding sequence ATGCAAGATTCTCTCTTCGGTGAACCACAAGATCCCCCCGCAAAACCCGCTAAAAAATCCGGCAAACAGGTTGAGCCGGTTGTTCCTGATGCGGAATGGATTGCGCTGGCGGATTCACTGCCGTCGCATCTGCGGCTGGGAACATCGTCATGGAATTACCCGGGCTGGAATGGTTTGGTGTGGGATGGGGAATACGCCGAGACAAATCTATCGCGTTACGGATTAGCGGCTTACAGCAAACACCCGCTGTTGCGCACCGTGAGTATAGACCGCAGTTTTTATCGTCCGCTCAACGTTGCGCAGTTCGCGCAGTATGCATCGCAAGTTGGTGACGATTTTCGTTTTGTGGTGAAAGCACCGAGTTTGATTACCGATGCTTTGGTGCGCGATGAATCCGGCAGAGGCATGCGCACAAACGCGCATTTTTTATATGCGGAAGAAGCAGTGCAAATGTTTGTGGAACCAGCGCTGGAAGGTTTGCAACATAAATTGGGCGCATTGGTTTTTCAGATAAGCCCCCTGCCCGCTGCATGGCTTGGGCAAATGCCGAAACTGATTGACCGTTTGCATCAGTTATTAGCTTCGATCCCCAACTTAAAAAACACCGCGCCCGATGGCGTAGTTGCGGTAGAAGTGCGCGACCCGCAATGGTTAACGCCGCAATTTGTGAATGCTCTGCGCGATACCGGTGCCACCTACTGCATGGGTTTGCATGCAAAAATGCCGCGCATTAGCGAGCAACTTCCAATTTTGCGCGCACTCTGGCCCGGGCCGTTGGTGTGCCGCTGGAATTTAAACCCAGTGCACGGTGCGTTTGGTTATGAAGATGCGAAAGATGCTTATGAGCCTTACGATAAAATCATCGACCCTGATACCGAAACACGTATGGCATTAACAAACGTCATTCGCGGCACTGCAAGTGGTGGGCAAAATGTATTTGTGACGCTGAGCAATAAAGCAGAAGGCTCCGCGCCTTTGTCGGTGATCGAACTGGCGCGGGCGCTTCAGAACCATCAATAA
- a CDS encoding addiction module protein, which yields MNIQSLSISERILLAEQLWDSVRTRSDEVKVPDELIALLDERLATLASDGEAGSDWESVKKRITDK from the coding sequence ATGAATATTCAGTCACTTAGCATTTCAGAAAGAATTTTGCTTGCAGAACAATTATGGGATAGCGTCAGAACAAGAAGCGATGAAGTCAAGGTTCCTGATGAGCTTATCGCGCTACTGGATGAACGGCTGGCAACCTTAGCATCGGATGGAGAGGCAGGCAGCGACTGGGAAAGCGTGAAAAAAAGGATTACAGACAAGTAA